One part of the Hyalangium ruber genome encodes these proteins:
- a CDS encoding putative metal-binding motif-containing protein: MTYTFKAGCITVVARDAEASEQQVADQVAVLARGPSTVRFAVYREESWSHSLDLTITAREQSCEGPVVAEQLRKVELRKARVESLAITLEAPDTDGDGYVPTTHGGTDCDDSQGSVHPAATEVCDNLDNDCDGTPDQGVGPLWYPDQDGDTFGDSTAAPIRSCTQPASTPRYVQDNTDCRDSNDQVYPRASSAPETLCDEVDDDCDGQVDDGFALKGAGCSEPCSGQYVCNASRNALACNGPVPDMYYQDADNDGAGTPSTAVTVCPGTPPPAGTVPNALDCDDQDPLNRHERTEACDGRDNTCDGQRDEDNACDGKGWKASTDAALTGNRDWKTVALGNNGLPVWVAGMNGVLAFRNAATGAFTSRDGTCNNRNWRAAWVRPVDGHVFLVGDAGYLAEHTGTACVNATRVTTNNDLTGIIGFDTGTTTTLYVVDDRGRLYAWTPGSTPQERYNTDPPTYFGIHGLASTQLLVVGGRETAPFGPHIVSYPGTGATAAAQTLNSVPGGYGGSLRAVWMGVPGLAYAVGDDGLIMKWNGTSDWERIAPPDDAPTADFTSVVVLDAASIYVTDTDGRIRLRNATRWLDPPLQDADRALWDIALSSPRDVWAVGEDGLVLHFAE; encoded by the coding sequence GTGACCTACACCTTCAAGGCCGGGTGCATCACCGTCGTGGCGCGTGACGCCGAAGCCTCGGAGCAACAGGTAGCGGATCAGGTCGCGGTCCTCGCGCGAGGCCCCTCGACGGTGCGCTTCGCCGTCTACCGTGAGGAGAGCTGGAGCCACTCGCTCGATCTCACCATCACCGCCCGAGAGCAGTCGTGCGAGGGACCGGTGGTGGCCGAGCAGCTCCGCAAGGTCGAGCTCCGCAAGGCCCGGGTCGAATCGCTCGCAATCACCCTGGAGGCCCCGGACACGGATGGCGACGGCTACGTGCCCACCACCCACGGGGGCACGGACTGCGATGACTCCCAGGGAAGCGTCCACCCTGCCGCCACCGAGGTCTGCGACAACCTGGACAACGACTGTGACGGAACCCCGGATCAAGGCGTGGGCCCGCTCTGGTACCCCGACCAGGACGGCGACACCTTCGGAGACAGCACGGCCGCACCGATCAGGAGCTGCACGCAGCCCGCCAGCACCCCGCGCTACGTGCAGGACAACACGGACTGCCGGGACTCGAATGACCAGGTCTACCCTCGCGCCAGCTCGGCCCCCGAGACCTTGTGTGACGAGGTGGATGACGACTGTGACGGGCAGGTGGACGACGGCTTCGCCCTCAAGGGCGCGGGGTGCAGTGAGCCGTGCTCCGGGCAGTACGTCTGCAATGCCAGCCGCAACGCCCTGGCCTGCAACGGGCCCGTGCCGGACATGTACTACCAGGACGCGGACAATGATGGGGCGGGGACTCCGAGCACCGCGGTCACCGTGTGTCCCGGCACCCCGCCGCCGGCGGGGACGGTGCCCAACGCACTGGACTGCGACGACCAGGATCCACTCAACCGGCATGAGCGGACCGAAGCCTGCGACGGCCGGGACAATACCTGCGACGGGCAGCGTGACGAGGACAACGCCTGTGACGGCAAGGGGTGGAAGGCGTCCACCGATGCCGCGCTCACGGGGAACCGGGACTGGAAGACCGTGGCGCTCGGGAACAATGGGCTGCCGGTGTGGGTGGCGGGAATGAATGGCGTGCTGGCGTTCCGCAACGCCGCGACTGGGGCATTCACGAGCCGGGATGGAACCTGCAACAACCGCAACTGGCGCGCCGCGTGGGTCCGGCCGGTCGACGGGCACGTGTTCCTGGTGGGGGACGCGGGGTACCTGGCCGAGCACACGGGCACCGCCTGCGTCAATGCGACGCGAGTGACCACGAACAACGACCTCACGGGCATCATCGGCTTCGACACGGGCACGACAACGACGCTGTATGTGGTGGATGACCGGGGCCGGCTGTACGCGTGGACTCCCGGCAGCACACCGCAGGAGCGCTACAACACGGATCCTCCCACCTACTTTGGAATCCACGGGCTGGCGTCCACCCAACTGCTCGTCGTGGGAGGCCGGGAGACCGCTCCCTTCGGCCCGCACATCGTGAGCTATCCGGGGACCGGCGCCACAGCCGCGGCGCAGACCCTGAACAGTGTCCCTGGAGGATATGGCGGGAGCCTGCGCGCCGTGTGGATGGGCGTGCCCGGCCTCGCCTATGCGGTGGGAGATGACGGGCTGATCATGAAGTGGAATGGGACGTCCGACTGGGAGCGTATCGCTCCTCCGGATGACGCCCCGACCGCGGACTTCACCAGCGTGGTGGTGCTGGACGCGGCCTCCATCTACGTCACCGACACGGACGGCCGCATCCGCCTGCGCAACGCGACCCGCTGGCTCGATCCCCCGCTCCAGGACGCGGACCGGGCGCTCTGGGACATCGCGCTCAGCTCTCCCAGGGATGTCTGGGCCGTGGGCGAGGACGGGCTCGTGCTGCACTTCGCGGAGTAG
- a CDS encoding sigma-54-dependent transcriptional regulator has translation MTAVRILVVDDDPHARDLLQRLLGGLGEVVRASDPKSAAERLAEEGPFDLVLTDMAMPNPGDGLRVLQEVKARQPDAPVIVVTAFGNIEGALDSIQQGAFDYLAKPFDVDAILRVSRRALEQKRLVEENRSLRKQVERSSLVGRSPALLEVYKQVARAATSNVPVLITGETGTGKEMVARALHKRSPRAGGPFIPVDCGAIAESLMESELFGHARGAFTGAAGARRGLFEEASGGTLFLDEIGDVGLKVQSQLLRVLQEGEIRRVGESAPVKVDVRVVAATNKDLKARVAESLFREDLLYRLDVVHLHLPPLRERREDISGLVEHFTALHARGGVRPVVTQEAMARLTAYDWPGNVRQLENVVARALALNVTGVLGPQDFPEPIGDAPKKLTGLAGDLPSLAELSRRYAAHVLQHVGGNKSEAARLLGVDRKTLYKLLEASEPEAR, from the coding sequence ATGACCGCCGTGCGAATTCTCGTCGTCGATGATGACCCTCACGCGAGGGACTTGCTGCAGCGGCTGCTCGGGGGCCTGGGCGAGGTGGTGCGAGCCTCCGACCCGAAGAGCGCGGCCGAGCGGCTGGCCGAGGAGGGGCCGTTCGACCTGGTGCTCACGGACATGGCGATGCCCAACCCGGGCGATGGCCTGCGGGTGCTCCAGGAAGTGAAGGCGCGGCAGCCGGACGCACCCGTCATCGTGGTGACGGCGTTCGGCAACATCGAGGGAGCGCTGGACAGCATCCAGCAGGGCGCCTTCGACTACCTGGCCAAGCCCTTCGACGTGGACGCCATCCTGCGTGTGTCGCGGCGGGCGCTGGAACAGAAGCGGTTGGTGGAGGAGAACCGCTCGCTGCGCAAGCAGGTGGAGCGCAGCTCGCTGGTGGGTCGCAGCCCGGCGCTGCTGGAGGTGTACAAGCAGGTGGCGCGCGCCGCCACGAGCAACGTTCCGGTGCTCATCACCGGGGAGACGGGGACGGGCAAGGAGATGGTGGCGCGGGCGCTCCACAAGCGCTCGCCGCGCGCGGGCGGCCCCTTCATCCCCGTGGACTGCGGGGCCATCGCAGAGTCGCTGATGGAGAGCGAGCTGTTCGGCCACGCGCGCGGGGCCTTCACGGGAGCGGCGGGAGCACGGCGCGGCCTGTTCGAGGAGGCCAGCGGCGGCACGCTGTTCCTGGACGAGATTGGAGACGTGGGGCTGAAGGTGCAGTCGCAGTTGCTGCGAGTGCTGCAGGAGGGGGAGATCCGCCGCGTGGGCGAGAGCGCGCCAGTGAAGGTGGACGTGCGGGTGGTGGCGGCGACGAACAAGGACCTGAAGGCACGGGTGGCGGAGAGCCTGTTCCGGGAGGACCTGCTGTACCGGCTGGACGTGGTGCATCTGCACCTGCCGCCGCTGAGGGAGCGCAGAGAGGACATCTCCGGGCTGGTGGAGCACTTCACGGCGCTGCACGCGCGGGGCGGAGTGCGGCCCGTGGTGACCCAGGAGGCGATGGCGCGGCTGACGGCCTACGACTGGCCGGGCAACGTGCGGCAGTTGGAGAACGTGGTGGCGCGGGCGCTGGCGCTCAACGTGACGGGGGTGCTGGGGCCGCAGGACTTCCCAGAGCCCATCGGGGATGCGCCGAAGAAGCTCACGGGGCTGGCGGGAGATCTGCCGAGCCTGGCGGAGCTCTCGCGCCGGTACGCGGCGCACGTGCTCCAGCACGTGGGAGGCAACAAGAGCGAGGCCGCGCGGCTCCTGGGAGTGGACCGCAAGACGCTCTACAAGCTGCTGGAGGCCTCCGAGCCCGAGGCGCGCTGA
- a CDS encoding sensor histidine kinase: MSSRAPIGGYRAGFLFVVALLSAVAAFTLWTEVRTGRQVDALVREALERASLIGRIRVDTLSLESAIEAHIRATKDEDRRVADAVMEDILAGIRQSTEAYTRNLPPGEKEAWQRFTTACQTLADQVRAAAVFSHRLEAEQARHHLVERIRPLVMEVDALATQLARENADEAQELVGHLAGLRVRNTALGAGATLVAILVSLLVGWSITSVLRRQEATIQRQLEDLGRANQELDAFTSRVAHDLMGPLAPLKGYLTLIRRTGGVQDAGALEMLAQSESSAMRMGELIEALLRFCRAGKRGERTSAELDTAVSTVLLELVQTAAAQGVTLERELAPGVAVDCPNQLLQVVARNLVSNAVKYTAGRPAPHVTVRVFIAGSEAVLEVGDNGIGMSDATRASLFQPFFRAPEARSLPGHGLGLATAKRLVEAHGGTLAVESQEGVGTKMTVRLPRVIRPEVAGTGPAPAPPTRQVAQ; encoded by the coding sequence GTGAGCTCGCGCGCGCCCATTGGCGGCTATCGGGCAGGCTTCCTCTTCGTCGTGGCGCTCCTGTCGGCGGTGGCGGCCTTCACCTTGTGGACGGAGGTGCGCACGGGTCGTCAGGTGGACGCGTTGGTGCGCGAGGCCCTGGAGCGGGCCAGCCTCATCGGCCGCATCCGCGTGGACACGCTCTCGCTGGAGAGCGCCATCGAGGCCCACATCCGCGCCACGAAGGACGAGGATCGCCGGGTGGCCGACGCGGTGATGGAGGACATCCTCGCGGGCATCCGCCAATCGACGGAGGCCTACACCCGCAACCTGCCGCCCGGGGAGAAGGAGGCGTGGCAGCGCTTCACCACGGCCTGCCAGACGCTGGCGGATCAGGTGCGCGCCGCGGCGGTCTTCTCCCACCGCCTCGAGGCGGAGCAGGCCCGGCACCACCTGGTGGAGCGCATCCGCCCGCTGGTGATGGAGGTGGACGCGCTGGCCACGCAGCTGGCCCGGGAGAACGCGGACGAGGCGCAGGAGCTCGTGGGGCACCTGGCGGGACTGCGGGTGCGCAACACCGCGCTGGGCGCGGGCGCCACGCTGGTGGCCATCCTCGTGTCGCTGCTGGTGGGCTGGTCCATCACCTCGGTGTTGCGTCGCCAGGAGGCCACCATCCAGCGTCAGCTCGAGGACCTGGGGCGGGCCAACCAGGAGCTGGATGCCTTCACCAGTCGGGTGGCGCATGACCTGATGGGCCCGCTGGCGCCGCTGAAGGGCTACCTCACGCTCATCCGCCGCACGGGCGGGGTGCAGGACGCAGGGGCGCTCGAGATGCTGGCGCAGAGCGAGTCGAGCGCCATGCGGATGGGCGAACTCATCGAGGCGCTGCTGCGCTTCTGCCGGGCCGGCAAGCGCGGGGAGCGCACCTCGGCGGAGCTGGACACGGCGGTGAGCACGGTGCTGCTGGAGTTGGTACAGACGGCCGCGGCGCAGGGCGTAACGCTGGAGCGCGAGCTGGCGCCGGGCGTGGCGGTGGACTGCCCCAACCAGTTGCTCCAAGTGGTGGCGCGCAACCTGGTGTCCAACGCGGTGAAGTACACGGCGGGCCGGCCGGCACCGCATGTCACTGTCCGCGTCTTCATCGCGGGCTCCGAGGCGGTGCTGGAGGTGGGGGACAACGGTATCGGCATGAGTGACGCCACCCGCGCCTCGCTCTTCCAGCCGTTCTTTCGCGCACCCGAGGCCCGGAGCCTGCCCGGCCATGGCCTGGGACTGGCCACCGCGAAGCGGCTGGTGGAGGCGCACGGAGGCACGCTCGCCGTCGAGTCCCAGGAGGGCGTGGGAACGAAGATGACGGTTCGCCTCCCGCGCGTGATACGGCCAGAGGTGGCTGGCACCGGGCCAGCGCCTGCTCCTCCCACCCGACAGGTGGCGCAATGA
- a CDS encoding ABC transporter ATP-binding protein, with amino-acid sequence MAAQNLIELKGITKDYLLGKTQVSALRGVDLNVSAGEFTVVTGPSGSGKTTLLNIIGCLDRATSGLYQLDGEEVGDRDFDALAEVRNRKIGFIFQSFNLIPVLDVAENIEFPCVVRKDGESKGALRKRVEALAEAVGLRPYLHHRPDELSGGQRQRVAIARALITQPRLVLADEPTANLDSGTSEQIIDLMLALNRDKAVTFLFSTHDPRVVAHARRALRIQDGRMLE; translated from the coding sequence ATGGCCGCACAGAACCTCATCGAGCTGAAGGGCATCACCAAGGACTACCTGCTGGGAAAGACGCAGGTGAGCGCGCTGCGCGGCGTGGACCTGAACGTGAGCGCCGGCGAGTTCACCGTCGTGACCGGGCCCTCGGGCAGCGGGAAGACGACGCTGCTCAACATCATCGGGTGCTTGGACCGCGCCACGAGTGGCCTCTACCAACTGGATGGCGAAGAGGTGGGGGACCGCGACTTCGACGCGCTCGCGGAGGTACGCAACCGGAAGATCGGCTTCATCTTCCAGAGCTTCAACCTCATCCCCGTGCTGGACGTGGCCGAGAACATCGAGTTCCCGTGCGTGGTGCGCAAGGACGGTGAGAGCAAGGGGGCGCTGCGCAAGCGCGTGGAGGCGCTCGCCGAGGCGGTGGGGCTACGGCCCTACCTGCATCACCGGCCGGACGAGCTGTCCGGGGGCCAGCGTCAGCGCGTGGCCATCGCCCGCGCCCTCATCACCCAGCCCCGGCTGGTGCTGGCCGATGAGCCCACCGCCAACCTCGACTCCGGCACCAGCGAGCAGATCATCGACCTGATGCTCGCGCTCAACCGGGACAAGGCCGTCACCTTCCTGTTCTCCACGCATGATCCGCGCGTGGTCGCGCACGCTCGGCGGGCCCTGCGCATCCAGGACGGGCGGATGCTCGAATAG
- a CDS encoding ELWxxDGT repeat protein, translated as MASQDTLPLSEVAEEPAAEPRNVRLPGARSVPGTARRVKAIFAPSDMPAWMAESPESLVAFRGKLYFAVNRGLGRQSQELWMSDGTETGTLAVKTFAPHLSPFGTWNSVGELTVAGDRLFFQVGDATHGRELWASDGTSAGTLRVKDISPGAEDSFLSGFTATGSTLLFFRYIPATQTEAERNELWRSDGTEAGTVLVRDLGPEFSVSSMRALVGNTLFFVGSDNAHGSELWKSDGTEAGTVRVRDIQPGPDSAYPYELRAVGQHVFFTAEDASHGRELWKSDGTEAGTVLVEDLNPGPENGGQRLLGAVGGYLYFTTPAPAEQALRLSRLKLDGATQSKLVKTIPNPYAGQPDADPYITTYAVTGEKLFFGMAISTPGPAPRDVQLWGTDGTAVGTRLLVRPLSLSDEFQSSLFAVEDFILFSALGPGSEGLELWMSDGAAESRPLQDISPGASSSYPTGFTRVGDSVFFVANDDTDANQLWVLPVRRLEQRAELRPVGAQ; from the coding sequence ATGGCGTCACAGGACACGCTCCCGCTGAGCGAGGTCGCTGAGGAACCCGCCGCCGAGCCTCGAAACGTGAGACTGCCCGGGGCGCGCTCGGTGCCGGGCACCGCACGGCGTGTGAAGGCGATCTTCGCTCCCTCCGACATGCCCGCCTGGATGGCGGAGTCGCCGGAGAGCCTGGTGGCCTTCCGCGGCAAGCTCTACTTCGCGGTCAACCGAGGCTTGGGCCGGCAGAGCCAGGAGCTGTGGATGAGCGATGGGACCGAGACGGGCACCCTCGCCGTGAAGACCTTCGCACCGCACCTCAGCCCCTTCGGCACCTGGAACTCCGTGGGCGAACTCACGGTGGCGGGCGACCGGCTCTTCTTCCAGGTCGGCGATGCGACCCATGGTCGTGAGCTATGGGCGAGCGACGGGACGAGCGCTGGGACGCTTCGGGTGAAGGACATCAGCCCGGGCGCCGAGGACTCGTTCCTGTCCGGCTTCACGGCCACGGGGAGCACGCTGCTGTTCTTCCGCTACATCCCGGCGACGCAGACCGAGGCCGAGCGCAACGAGCTGTGGAGGAGCGATGGGACGGAGGCGGGCACGGTCCTCGTGCGGGACCTGGGACCGGAGTTCTCCGTCTCCTCGATGCGGGCGCTCGTGGGGAACACCCTGTTCTTCGTCGGCTCGGACAATGCGCACGGCAGCGAGCTGTGGAAGAGCGATGGCACCGAGGCGGGCACGGTGCGGGTGCGGGACATCCAGCCGGGTCCTGACAGCGCGTATCCGTACGAGCTGCGCGCCGTGGGGCAGCACGTCTTCTTCACCGCCGAGGACGCGAGCCATGGCCGGGAGCTGTGGAAGAGCGACGGCACCGAGGCGGGCACGGTGCTCGTCGAGGACCTCAACCCCGGTCCGGAGAACGGGGGCCAGCGGCTGCTCGGAGCGGTCGGCGGATACCTGTACTTCACGACGCCCGCGCCAGCGGAGCAGGCGCTGCGCCTGAGCCGCTTGAAGCTGGACGGCGCCACCCAGTCGAAGCTCGTGAAGACGATTCCCAACCCCTACGCGGGCCAGCCCGATGCGGACCCGTACATCACCACCTACGCGGTCACGGGCGAAAAGCTCTTCTTCGGGATGGCCATCTCTACCCCGGGCCCTGCCCCGCGCGATGTGCAGCTCTGGGGGACGGATGGGACGGCGGTGGGGACGCGGCTGCTGGTGCGCCCCCTGAGCCTCTCGGATGAGTTCCAATCCTCCCTGTTCGCCGTGGAGGACTTCATCCTCTTCAGCGCCCTTGGCCCGGGCAGCGAGGGCCTGGAGCTGTGGATGAGCGACGGAGCAGCGGAGAGCCGGCCGCTGCAGGACATCTCGCCGGGGGCCTCCTCCTCGTACCCCACGGGCTTCACGCGGGTGGGCGACTCCGTGTTCTTCGTCGCCAACGACGACACGGACGCCAACCAGCTCTGGGTCCTGCCGGTGCGGCGACTGGAGCAGCGCGCGGAGCTTCGGCCCGTGGGCGCTCAGTAG
- a CDS encoding GreA/GreB family elongation factor, translated as MGLDKRALMAQLAERLQHSDRIANRAQAEAREAARSLATESEKKEDGRAAIEYGSLATGQAARARRVQEELGALTAFREAEMPRFERKGPVALGAIVDVRTEDETGYDERTFFLLPVGAGTELTGPGGDGFLSVITPASPVGRALMGRRAGDCIEVTLAGEVHEWTVLEVA; from the coding sequence ATGGGACTCGACAAGCGAGCGCTGATGGCGCAACTCGCCGAACGCCTTCAGCACAGTGACCGGATTGCCAACCGCGCCCAGGCCGAGGCGCGTGAGGCTGCACGCAGCCTGGCCACTGAGTCGGAGAAGAAGGAAGACGGCCGGGCCGCGATTGAGTACGGCAGCCTCGCCACGGGCCAGGCCGCCCGCGCCCGGCGCGTGCAGGAGGAGCTGGGCGCCCTCACCGCCTTCCGGGAAGCGGAAATGCCGCGCTTCGAGCGCAAGGGCCCGGTGGCGCTAGGCGCCATCGTGGATGTGCGCACCGAGGACGAGACGGGCTACGACGAGCGCACCTTCTTCCTGCTCCCGGTGGGAGCGGGGACGGAGCTGACGGGCCCCGGCGGTGATGGCTTCCTCTCCGTCATCACCCCTGCCTCGCCCGTGGGCCGCGCGCTGATGGGGCGCCGAGCCGGAGACTGCATCGAGGTGACCCTCGCCGGCGAGGTGCATGAGTGGACGGTGCTCGAGGTGGCGTAA
- a CDS encoding ABC transporter ATP-binding protein produces the protein MKVEGLRRTFPGNVSVLAGMDLEVAPGSFVALLGPSGCGKSTLLRLVAGLDRPEAGHLSFTPPMVRTQGERAPIAYVFQDAHLLPWRSVLDNAALPLELTGVGKPERQAAAREVLEQVGLGDATERYPAELSGGMRMRVSLARALITHPRLLLLDEPFAALDELTRGRLDDQLRALWRKLGMTVLFVTHSISEAAYLAERAVVLSRRPARVVLDRVLELPEERSAALRTEASFAREARLLNEALEQGERW, from the coding sequence GTGAAGGTCGAAGGCCTGCGCCGCACCTTTCCGGGCAACGTCTCCGTGCTCGCGGGGATGGACCTGGAAGTGGCGCCCGGCTCGTTCGTGGCGCTGCTCGGCCCCTCGGGCTGCGGCAAGTCCACGCTGCTGCGGCTGGTGGCCGGGCTAGACCGGCCCGAGGCAGGGCACCTCTCCTTCACCCCACCGATGGTGCGCACCCAGGGCGAGCGGGCGCCCATCGCCTACGTCTTCCAGGACGCGCACCTGTTGCCCTGGCGCTCCGTGCTGGACAACGCGGCGCTGCCGCTGGAGCTGACCGGTGTAGGCAAGCCGGAGCGACAGGCCGCCGCACGCGAAGTGCTCGAGCAGGTGGGGCTCGGCGATGCCACCGAGCGCTACCCGGCGGAGCTGTCCGGCGGCATGCGCATGCGCGTGTCCCTGGCTCGGGCGCTCATCACCCACCCTCGGCTGCTGCTGCTCGATGAGCCCTTCGCCGCCTTGGATGAGCTGACGCGCGGCCGGCTGGATGATCAGCTCCGCGCGCTGTGGCGCAAGCTGGGCATGACCGTGCTCTTCGTCACCCACTCCATCTCCGAGGCCGCCTACCTGGCCGAGCGGGCCGTGGTGCTGTCGCGACGCCCCGCGCGCGTGGTGCTCGACCGGGTGCTGGAACTCCCCGAGGAGCGCAGCGCCGCCCTGCGCACCGAGGCCTCCTTCGCCCGCGAGGCCCGCCTGCTCAACGAGGCCCTGGAACAAGGAGAGCGCTGGTGA
- a CDS encoding ABC transporter permease, whose product MNLSLLRAAVPPLVALVLLLALWEGSVRVLEVPAWLLPPPSAIGVAGAKEASSILGAAVTTGRSALVGFGLSVGVGVLVAILLASSRMLERALYPYTLFLQTVPIVAIAPLLVLWFGPGPRAVAVSSFIVSVFPVIANTLTGLRSVEPALRDMFRLYGARRLATLWKLELPASLPHLVTGLRIASGLSVIGAIVGEFVAGFSEGAAGLGILVMSAYRQLRTDLLFAAVLAASGLGLVLFGAVSLTGARLLRRWHPSASES is encoded by the coding sequence GTGAACCTCTCACTCCTGCGCGCGGCCGTTCCGCCGCTGGTTGCCCTCGTCCTCCTGCTGGCGCTCTGGGAGGGCTCGGTACGCGTGCTGGAGGTTCCGGCCTGGCTGTTGCCACCCCCTTCGGCCATCGGCGTCGCCGGAGCCAAGGAGGCGTCCTCGATCCTCGGCGCGGCGGTCACCACGGGCCGCTCTGCCCTGGTGGGCTTCGGGTTGAGCGTGGGGGTGGGCGTGCTCGTGGCCATCCTCCTGGCCTCCTCGCGGATGCTGGAGCGCGCGCTCTACCCGTACACCCTCTTCCTGCAGACGGTGCCCATCGTGGCCATCGCCCCGCTGCTGGTGCTGTGGTTCGGCCCTGGCCCTCGCGCCGTCGCGGTGTCCTCCTTCATCGTCTCGGTCTTCCCCGTCATCGCCAATACCCTCACCGGATTGCGCTCGGTGGAGCCCGCGCTGCGAGACATGTTCCGCCTCTATGGCGCGCGGCGGCTCGCCACGCTGTGGAAGCTGGAGCTGCCCGCGTCCCTCCCGCACCTGGTGACGGGGCTGCGCATCGCCTCGGGCCTGTCCGTCATCGGCGCCATCGTGGGCGAGTTCGTCGCCGGCTTCTCCGAGGGCGCCGCGGGGCTGGGAATCCTCGTCATGTCCGCGTACCGCCAGCTGCGCACGGACCTGCTGTTCGCCGCCGTGCTGGCGGCCTCGGGGCTGGGCCTGGTTTTGTTCGGCGCGGTGAGTCTCACCGGAGCCCGGCTGCTGCGACGCTGGCACCCGTCGGCCTCGGAGTCCTGA
- a CDS encoding outer membrane lipoprotein-sorting protein: protein MKALMLALLVAVPALAADPTAEELLLRYDETMGPSTFEAESQMTAWREDGSSRGYEMRMLKGQDDKSRIWFKSPASVKGQEVLRSGDNVWVYLPNLKRATRVANRDSFQGGDFNNADILRVGYAKDYAAKLVASDVPDTWALELKAKSPETAYDAIKLWLRKSDGLPVKGQYFGTSGQMLRSAEFSEYTEFEKGYTRPAKVVMRNELVKSRRSELVLKSLKRGVEAPPQRFTQADLGR, encoded by the coding sequence ATGAAAGCCCTGATGCTCGCCCTGTTGGTGGCTGTGCCCGCGCTGGCGGCGGACCCGACGGCGGAGGAGCTGCTCCTGCGCTATGACGAGACGATGGGGCCGAGCACCTTCGAGGCCGAGTCGCAGATGACGGCCTGGCGCGAGGACGGCAGCAGCCGCGGCTACGAGATGCGGATGCTGAAGGGACAGGACGACAAGTCGCGCATCTGGTTCAAGTCGCCCGCCAGCGTGAAGGGGCAGGAGGTGCTGCGCTCGGGGGACAACGTGTGGGTGTACCTGCCCAACCTCAAGCGGGCCACGCGGGTGGCCAACCGGGACAGCTTCCAGGGCGGAGACTTCAACAACGCGGACATCCTTCGGGTGGGCTACGCGAAGGACTACGCGGCGAAGTTGGTGGCCTCGGACGTGCCGGACACCTGGGCGTTGGAGCTGAAGGCGAAGTCACCGGAGACGGCGTACGACGCCATCAAGCTGTGGCTGCGCAAGTCGGACGGGCTGCCGGTGAAGGGGCAGTACTTCGGCACGAGCGGGCAGATGCTGCGCAGCGCGGAGTTCAGCGAGTACACCGAGTTCGAGAAGGGCTACACGCGGCCGGCGAAGGTGGTGATGCGCAACGAGCTGGTGAAGAGCCGTCGCTCGGAGCTGGTGCTGAAGTCGCTGAAGCGGGGAGTGGAGGCACCCCCGCAGCGCTTCACCCAGGCGGACCTCGGCCGCTGA